A part of Acipenser ruthenus chromosome 12, fAciRut3.2 maternal haplotype, whole genome shotgun sequence genomic DNA contains:
- the LOC117416951 gene encoding P-selectin-like isoform X2: MVAAVGKCLKQIPKTSFHLCLLSLICYEFTMLKCVEGWTYHYSSDKMNWQNARKWCQDHYTDMVAIQNQEENVYLNKVIPFVSGYYWIGIRKINETWTWVGTNQTLSGGAENWAENEPNNGKTAEDCVEIYIQRQNDSGKWNDEPCKKEKTALCYTAACHASSCSGHGACIETINNYTCKCHEGFYGPKCENVVDCAAMKKPQKGFMDCSHPFGLFSYNSACDFSCEAGYKLNGSDRVQCTASKEWTSQSPVCEAVKCHSLEAPQNGSMNCSDFRYNSSCQFSCAEGFDLKGAESLTCRASGQWTGEPPQCEAIKCESPKTVVHGVLNCTHPIESLVYNSTCQLSCEEGFVLNTTGSLQCTASGKWSVETPTCKAVACSSLTQPDHGNMVCSSPTGEFSYNSSCKFTCEDGFTLTGADRLQCTASGQWKGQTPKCEAVKCHTLEAPQNGSMNCSEFRYNSSCQFSCAEGFDLKGAESLTCRASGQWTGEPPQCEAIKCESPKTVVHGVLNCTHPIESLVYNSTCKLSCEEGFVLNTTGSLQCTASGKWSVETPTCKAVTCNPLTVLKKDFMNCSHPFEHFGYKSKCSFYCPEGHLSGSSSLECNSSGKWTAEIPICKEVFEDYRNIGLAAASASLLFGLTFIIWLVKRLQKAKQFDLERCADY, translated from the exons ATG GTTGCGGCTGTTGGAAAATGTTTGAAGCAGATTCCCAAGACTTCATttcatctgtgtttattgagcCTTATTTGTTATG AATTTACCATGCTGAAATGTGTTGAAGGGTGGACATACCACTACTCTTCTGATAAAATGAATTGGCAAAATGCAAGGAAATGGTGCCAAGACCACTACACTGATATGGTTGCAATCCAGAACCAGGAAGAAAATGTCTATCTCAATAAGGTGATTCCATTTGTCAGTGGATATTACTGGATTGGGATTAGGAAAATAAATGAAACCTGGACCTGGGTGGGAACCAACCAAACACTCAGTGGAGGAGCAGAGAACTGGGCTGAAAATGAACCCAATAATGGTAAAACCGCTGAGGATTGTGTAGAGATTTATATACAAAGACAAAATGATTCTGGAAAATGGAATGATGAACCttgtaagaaagaaaaaactgcaTTGTGCTATACAG CTGCTTGCCATGCATCTTCATGCAGTGGCCATGGTGCATGTATAGAAACGATCAATAATTACACTTGCAAGTGTCATGAAGGATTCTATGGACCCAAATGTGAAAACG TTGTGGACTGTGCCGCCATGAAGAAACCCCAAAAAGGGTTTATGGATTGCTCTCATCCTTTTGGATTGTTTTCTTATAACTCTGCCTGTGACTTCAGCTGTGAAGCGGGATACAAATTAAATGGCTCAGACAGGGTCCAGTGCACAGCTTCCAAAGAGTGGACATCGCAGTCTCCTGTATGTGAAG CTGTGAAGTGCCACTCACTGGAAGCCCCCCAGAACGGCAGCATGAACTGCTCTGACTTCAGGTACAACTCCAGCTGCCAGTTCAGCTGTGCGGAGGGGTTTGATTTGAAGGGAGCCGAGAGTCTGACCTGTAGAGCATCTGGGCAGTGGACAGGAGAGCCTCCACAATGTGAAG CTATTAAATGTGAAAGTCCAAAGACAGTTGTCCACGGGGTTTTGAACTGCACCCATCCCATTGAGAGTCTCGTCTACAACTCAACCTGCCAGCTCAGCTGCGAGGAGGGGTTTGTGTTAAACACCACAGGAAGTCTTCAATGTACAGCTTCTGGGAAGTGGAGTGTAGAAACACCAACCTGTAAAG CTGTCGCCTGTTCTTCTCTGACACAACCAGACCACGGCAACATGGTTTGCTCCTCTCCCACCGGAGAATTCAGCTACAATTCCAGTTGCAAGTTTACCTGTGAAGATGGGTTCACACTAACAGGAGCTGACAGGTTACAGTGCACTGCTTCTGGGCAATGGAAAGGGCAGACCCCAAAATGTGAAG CTGTGAAGTGCCACACACTGGAAGCCCCCCAGAACGGCAGCATGAACTGCTCTGAATTCAGGTACAACTCCAGCTGCCAGTTCAGCTGTGCGGAGGGGTTTGATTTGAAGGGAGCCGAGAGTCTGACCTGTAGAGCATCTGGGCAGTGGACAGGAGAGCCTCCACAATGCGAAG CTATTAAATGTGAAAGTCCAAAGACAGTTGTCCACGGGGTTTTGAACTGCACCCATCCCATTGAGAGTCTCGTCTACAACTCAACCTGCAAGCTCAGCTGCGAGGAGGGGTTTGTGTTAAACACCACAGGAAGTCTTCAGTGTACAGCTTCTGGGAAGTGGAGTGTAGAAACACCAACCTGTAAAG CTGTAACATGTAATCCACTGACAGTGCTGAAGAAAGACTTCATGAACTGCTCTCATCCATTTGAGCACTTTGGTTACAAGTCGAAATGTTCCTTTTACTGTCCAGAAGGACATTTGAGTGGATCAAGTAGTTTGGAGTGCAACTCTTCTGGGAAGTGGACAGCAGAAATACCAATATGCAAAGAAG tgttcGAAGATTACAGAAATATCGGCCTGGCTGCTGCGTCAGCTAGTCTGTTATTTGGGCTGACTTTCATAATATGGCTTGTGAAGCGCCTTCAGAAAG
- the LOC117416951 gene encoding P-selectin-like isoform X1, which translates to MVAAVGKCLKQIPKTSFHLCLLSLICYEFTMLKCVEGWTYHYSSDKMNWQNARKWCQDHYTDMVAIQNQEENVYLNKVIPFVSGYYWIGIRKINETWTWVGTNQTLSGGAENWAENEPNNGKTAEDCVEIYIQRQNDSGKWNDEPCKKEKTALCYTAACHASSCSGHGACIETINNYTCKCHEGFYGPKCENVVDCAAMKKPQKGFMDCSHPFGLFSYNSACDFSCEAGYKLNGSDRVQCTASKEWTSQSPVCEALGCNTLTAPQNGDMVCSHPFGNFSFKSTCEFNCEEGYSLAGSSKLACTSSGKWDEDQPQCGAVKCHSLEAPQNGSMNCSDFRYNSSCQFSCAEGFDLKGAESLTCRASGQWTGEPPQCEAIKCESPKTVVHGVLNCTHPIESLVYNSTCQLSCEEGFVLNTTGSLQCTASGKWSVETPTCKAVACSSLTQPDHGNMVCSSPTGEFSYNSSCKFTCEDGFTLTGADRLQCTASGQWKGQTPKCEAVKCHTLEAPQNGSMNCSEFRYNSSCQFSCAEGFDLKGAESLTCRASGQWTGEPPQCEAIKCESPKTVVHGVLNCTHPIESLVYNSTCKLSCEEGFVLNTTGSLQCTASGKWSVETPTCKAVTCNPLTVLKKDFMNCSHPFEHFGYKSKCSFYCPEGHLSGSSSLECNSSGKWTAEIPICKEVFEDYRNIGLAAASASLLFGLTFIIWLVKRLQKAKQFDLERCADY; encoded by the exons ATG GTTGCGGCTGTTGGAAAATGTTTGAAGCAGATTCCCAAGACTTCATttcatctgtgtttattgagcCTTATTTGTTATG AATTTACCATGCTGAAATGTGTTGAAGGGTGGACATACCACTACTCTTCTGATAAAATGAATTGGCAAAATGCAAGGAAATGGTGCCAAGACCACTACACTGATATGGTTGCAATCCAGAACCAGGAAGAAAATGTCTATCTCAATAAGGTGATTCCATTTGTCAGTGGATATTACTGGATTGGGATTAGGAAAATAAATGAAACCTGGACCTGGGTGGGAACCAACCAAACACTCAGTGGAGGAGCAGAGAACTGGGCTGAAAATGAACCCAATAATGGTAAAACCGCTGAGGATTGTGTAGAGATTTATATACAAAGACAAAATGATTCTGGAAAATGGAATGATGAACCttgtaagaaagaaaaaactgcaTTGTGCTATACAG CTGCTTGCCATGCATCTTCATGCAGTGGCCATGGTGCATGTATAGAAACGATCAATAATTACACTTGCAAGTGTCATGAAGGATTCTATGGACCCAAATGTGAAAACG TTGTGGACTGTGCCGCCATGAAGAAACCCCAAAAAGGGTTTATGGATTGCTCTCATCCTTTTGGATTGTTTTCTTATAACTCTGCCTGTGACTTCAGCTGTGAAGCGGGATACAAATTAAATGGCTCAGACAGGGTCCAGTGCACAGCTTCCAAAGAGTGGACATCGCAGTCTCCTGTATGTGAAG CTCTTGGGTGCAACACTCTTACAGCACCTCAGAATGGTGATATGGTTTGCTCTCATCCGTTTGGCAATTTCAGCTTTAAAAGCACCTGTGAATTTAACTGTGAGGAAGGTTACTCACTCGCTGGATCTAGCAAACTTGCCTGTACTTCATCAGGGAAATGGGATGAAGATCAACCACAATGTGGAG CTGTGAAGTGCCACTCACTGGAAGCCCCCCAGAACGGCAGCATGAACTGCTCTGACTTCAGGTACAACTCCAGCTGCCAGTTCAGCTGTGCGGAGGGGTTTGATTTGAAGGGAGCCGAGAGTCTGACCTGTAGAGCATCTGGGCAGTGGACAGGAGAGCCTCCACAATGTGAAG CTATTAAATGTGAAAGTCCAAAGACAGTTGTCCACGGGGTTTTGAACTGCACCCATCCCATTGAGAGTCTCGTCTACAACTCAACCTGCCAGCTCAGCTGCGAGGAGGGGTTTGTGTTAAACACCACAGGAAGTCTTCAATGTACAGCTTCTGGGAAGTGGAGTGTAGAAACACCAACCTGTAAAG CTGTCGCCTGTTCTTCTCTGACACAACCAGACCACGGCAACATGGTTTGCTCCTCTCCCACCGGAGAATTCAGCTACAATTCCAGTTGCAAGTTTACCTGTGAAGATGGGTTCACACTAACAGGAGCTGACAGGTTACAGTGCACTGCTTCTGGGCAATGGAAAGGGCAGACCCCAAAATGTGAAG CTGTGAAGTGCCACACACTGGAAGCCCCCCAGAACGGCAGCATGAACTGCTCTGAATTCAGGTACAACTCCAGCTGCCAGTTCAGCTGTGCGGAGGGGTTTGATTTGAAGGGAGCCGAGAGTCTGACCTGTAGAGCATCTGGGCAGTGGACAGGAGAGCCTCCACAATGCGAAG CTATTAAATGTGAAAGTCCAAAGACAGTTGTCCACGGGGTTTTGAACTGCACCCATCCCATTGAGAGTCTCGTCTACAACTCAACCTGCAAGCTCAGCTGCGAGGAGGGGTTTGTGTTAAACACCACAGGAAGTCTTCAGTGTACAGCTTCTGGGAAGTGGAGTGTAGAAACACCAACCTGTAAAG CTGTAACATGTAATCCACTGACAGTGCTGAAGAAAGACTTCATGAACTGCTCTCATCCATTTGAGCACTTTGGTTACAAGTCGAAATGTTCCTTTTACTGTCCAGAAGGACATTTGAGTGGATCAAGTAGTTTGGAGTGCAACTCTTCTGGGAAGTGGACAGCAGAAATACCAATATGCAAAGAAG tgttcGAAGATTACAGAAATATCGGCCTGGCTGCTGCGTCAGCTAGTCTGTTATTTGGGCTGACTTTCATAATATGGCTTGTGAAGCGCCTTCAGAAAG